Proteins from one Piliocolobus tephrosceles isolate RC106 unplaced genomic scaffold, ASM277652v3 unscaffolded_11218, whole genome shotgun sequence genomic window:
- the LOC111534171 gene encoding uncharacterized protein LOC111534171 → MLIFSKSFISIFLIWVFQYYSKISVSKNQYNKEFKSDIIYSKHNRVLANTEWLNDENYTDQHDEIKNMKSKTKSQCGDTIETISEAEKDNIKTAVDAEDDAEVITYKSFKGMDDRYDYEEQTYYTTGVKNNLFRRIARRIKKLDKKYEKKLFKIFNFIENIRNDPNIPESKRLTEMLKQLNEVSLPLLFIVFADLIILLLGTTPSSIAMLAILNGVLGTYVYKKHNKFKKRKNANII, encoded by the exons atgttaattttcagtaaaagttttatatctatttttttaatttgggtaTTTCAATATTACAGCAAG ataagtgttagcaaaaatcaatataataaagaatttaaaagcgACATTATATATTCAAAACACAATCGAGTGTTAGCAAATACAGAATGGTTAAACGATGAAAATTATACGGACCAACATGATGAGATTAAGAATATGAAGAGTAAAACAAAGTCACAGTGTGGTGACACTATTGAAACTATAAGTGAGGCAGAAAAAGACAATATTAAAACTGCAGTTGATGCAGAAGACGACGCTGAAGTAATAACGTATAAATCATTTAAAGGTATGGATGATAGGTATGATTATGAAGAACAAACATATTATACGACAGGTgtgaaaaacaatttatttagaCGTATAGctagaagaattaaaaaattggacaaaaaatatgaaaaaaaattatttaaaatctttaattttatagaaaatataagaaatgatcCTAATATACCAGAATCAAAACGTCTAACAGAAATGCTTAAACAATTGAATGAAGTATCATTGCCATTACTGTTTATAGTTTTCgctgatttaattattttactcttAGGAACAACACCTTCGTCAATTGCAATGTTAGCTATTTTAAATGGTGTTTTGGGTACTTATGTttataaaaaacataataaattcaaaaaaagaaaaaacgcaaatataatataa